In the Leptotrichia sp. oral taxon 223 genome, ATACTTTGTAATTGCCTGCCTTGAATATTCCGAACAAGTCGGATAAAATCTGCATCTTCTGCCAAAATATGGTGAAATGCCCTTCTGGTAAATTTTTATTAAAAATAGTAATATTTTCTTCATCATTTTATTACCTTACTTATATCTTTTTCAATATCCTTGTATTTCAAAGTTTTTATATTCTCTTTTAAAATAGATTTGCCGACAAATATATAATCAGTATTTTTTTTAAATTTTTCCTTATGCGCTTTTACAAATTCCTTAAAAATTCTTTTTATTCTGTTTCGCTGAACTGCATTTCCAGTTTTTTTGCTTGCCACAAAGCCAAACCGCTGTTCGTTATTTATATTTTCCTTTATAAAAATAATAGCATACTTTGTATGCATCTTTTTTGATTTGTTATATATTAATGAAAAATCCT is a window encoding:
- the yidD gene encoding membrane protein insertion efficiency factor YidD, with product MKKILLFLIKIYQKGISPYFGRRCRFYPTCSEYSRQAITKYGAIKGSYLAVKRILKCHPFHKGGYDPLK
- the rnpA gene encoding ribonuclease P protein component, whose amino-acid sequence is MSINKIKKTKDFSLIYNKSKKMHTKYAIIFIKENINNEQRFGFVASKKTGNAVQRNRIKRIFKEFVKAHKEKFKKNTDYIFVGKSILKENIKTLKYKDIEKDISKVIK